The stretch of DNA GCGCGATCATATCGGCAAGCTGGCCGACTTGGTAATTGTGCTAGGTGGTGACGGTACCATGCTGTCAGTCGCTCGTTTATTGGCTCCCTATCGCATACCTCTAATGGGTATCAATCAGGGGCGTTTGGGCTTTATGACTGATATTCCATTGCATGAGATGGAGAAAGCAGTACCTAATATTCTGGCAGGTCAGTTTGTGCCCGAAGAGCGCATCTTGCTTGAGGCCAGCATTTTGCGTGAAGGCAAAACGATTAATACCTCGCTGGCGTTCAACGACGTGGTATTTAGCCGCGGCTCGATTGGTTCGATGATTGAGTTCGAGATTTTTGTCGATAGCCAGTTTGTTTACAGTCAGCGCTCGGATGGCCTAGTCGTCTCAACGCCAACCGGCTCAACCGCCTATGCGCTCGCCTCCGGTGGCCCGATTTTGCACCCGTCGCTACCGGCGATTACCTTGGTGCCCATTTGCCCGCAATCACTGTCGAATCGCCCGATTGTGGTATCCGAAAACGCCCAAGTTGAATTCCTACTCACCCGCGGCCAAGACGCGCGGGTGTATTTCGACAATCAATCCGATTTTGAATTGCAGGAAATGGATAAAGTGCTAATCCGCCGCTACACCAATTCGCTGCGGATTCTGCATCCGCATGGGTATAGCTATTACGATATGCTCAGAGCCAAACTGCGTTGGGGTGAAAAGTTGCTTTAGTTTATTTCTGATAATTAGGTATTGGTTGATGAAAATTTTAAAGCAGTTAGAAGTTGTTTTGCTCGTTTTGTTTTTATGCATTGCGAGTAATTTTTTGTTCGCAGGAATTACTATTCACTATTCTGGGCAATTAAAGAGTCTTGAGTCTCGGGATGGTTTAATTTTACGTTCATCTGCATATGCCCATTCAAAAGGATGGCGCGTACAAAAAGTTAATGCAGAATCACTCAAATCTATTGAATCAATCAGTGCTGGATTGCTAAAAAAAATAGAAGGTAGTAATGCTTCAGGCCCATATAAAGGTGTTGTCTTGTACTTTCATGAGATGGGAGAGCCTTTGTATCTAGTTACGGGGGAAAAGTTATTGCTTAGTAATTTTGTCAAAACGCAGTTTGCAGGTGCGGAATCGCATCGTGATGTTATCCAGCTATTTGATGAAATTAAACCTTTCTTTGAAAGTTGCAAGATTTATGATGAAAGCGGATATTTTAATCATAGAAATATGAATGATCTTCAATTTGAAATTGATTCAATAAATAAACAGTTGGAAGTAATAAAGTTAGAGCGTCCAGACGCTGTAGGCCCGGTCAAACTAAGTTCTGGCAGAATCGCTGACGTAATAAGCAACAAATAATACATACTGCATGTGTCTTTATAGTTCCCGAGTGGCATGTTGCTTGCGATAAAGATGAGGCTCAATTATAGTGAACGTTCGTTCTTATTGAGGCGTGCCGTTCCATGCTGTCTGCTCTGCATTTACGCGATTTTGTCATTGTTCGTGAACTTGATCTGGATTTTGCCAACGGGCTAACAGTACTGACTGGTGAAACTGGCGCGGGTAAGTCGATCATTATTGATGCGCTCGGTTTGCTGCTTGGTGAGCGCGCTGATGCGGGGGTGGTGCGCCATGGTTGTGAGCGAGCTGAATTGTCGGCCGAGTTTGGCACCAGCAATTTGCCGCAAGTGGCGGCGTGGCTGGCCGAGCAGGGCTTTAGCGATGAGGGCGATCAATTGCTGATTCGCCGCATTATCGATGCCAGCGGCAAATCGCGCTCATTCATCAACGGCAGCCCAGCCACGCTGACGCAGCTCAAAGCTGTCGGTGAATGGCTGGTTGATATTCATGGCCAGCACGCGCATCAATCACTATTGCGCCACGACGCGCAACGCGAATTGGTCGATGCCTACGCAGGCGCGACCAATCTGGCGCGTGATGTGGCAAAGCATTATCAACACTGGCATAGCCTCGCGAATGAGTTGCAATCGGCCGAGCAAAACGCCGACCGATTTGAAGCGGAGCGCGAGCGCCTGCAGTGGCAAATTGATGAAATTGGCGGTTTGGCGATTGCGGCGGATGAATGGCCGGAATTGCAGGCCGAGCATAAACGCTTGCACCACGCCGCCAGCTTGATTGAAGGCGTGCAAAGCGGTCTGGACGCGCTTTCAGACGGCGATGACAATTGCCAGAGCTGGCTGGCCACCGTGGCACATCGACTCAGCCAGCTCGCACAATACGATCCGGCAATTAATGAAACGCTGGAATTACTCGCTGGTGCTGAAGCGCAACTTTCTGAGTCGGTATCCAGTTTGCGTCATTATGCCGATAAACTCGAACTAGATCCCGATCGTTTGGCCGACGTCGAGGCGCGGATGGATGCGCTGTATCGTGCGGGGCGCAAATACCGTGTTGATCCTTCCATGCTGGTCGAGCAATTGGCCGAATGGCAAGCGCGCTTGGCCGAATTGGGCGGCGAGGAAGGGCTGGATGCGCTGCGCAAACAGGTCGCGCAGGCAGAAAGCCAGTTCCGCAAACACGCGGAAACTTTATCCAAGCAACGCGCGAAAGCCGCCAAAACTTTATCCAAACTCGTTTCCGAGCAAATGCAAACGCTGGCGCTGTCGGGGAGCCGCTGCGAAGTGGTGTTAATCGAGCAAACCCAGCCGGCTGCGTTTGGGTTAGAGCAAATCGAATTACAAACCGCCAATCATCCCGCATCACCGTTGCGCCCTATGGCAAAAGTAGCTTCCGGTGGCGAATTGTCACGCATTAGCTTGGCGTTGCAAGTGGTAACCAGCCAAGTAGCGAATGTGCCGACGCTGATCTTTGACGAGGTCGATGTCGGTATTGGTGGGCGCGTTGCTGAGATTGTCGGGCGACTATTGTCTGAGCTGGGCCAAAGCCGTCAGGTACTTTGTATTACACATTTACCGCAAGTCGCCGCCTGCGGCGCGCAGCATTTGCAAGTAGCGAAAGCGCAAGCCAAAGATGGCGTGCATAGCAGCATTGCGCAACTAAGCCATGAGCAGCGCATCGAAGAAATCGCGCGGATGTTGGGTGGGTTAGAGATCACCGACACCACACGACAGCACGCGGCGGAGATGCTGGCTTAAAGGCCGAGTACCAAACCAGCAATACTCGTTCGATTTGGCCTTGAGCGGAAACTCTTGGCTGATTTCTTCTCTTTCGCGCTATGATTTCGGACTTGGTTGAGCTGGATATACCCGATGGGCGAAATTGAATACATGCAGGCTGCGCTGGCCGAGGCGGCCAAGGCGGCGGAGCTGGGCGAAGTGCCCGTTGGCGCAGTGGTCGTTCATCAGGGGCAAATCATCGCCCGTGCGCATAATCAGCCGATTGCGACACACGACCCGAGTGCGCATGCTGAAATGCTGGCGATTCGTGCTGCCGCCCAGCAGCTGGGTAATTACCGCCTTAGCGATTGCGAGCTGTATGTCACGCTCGAGCCTTGCATCATGTGTGCTGGGGCGATTTTACATTCGCGCCTTAAACGTGTGGTGTACGCGACGCAGGATACCAAAACGGGCGCTGCGGGTAGTGTGATCAACCCATTTGCCGAGCCCAAACTCAATCACCACACGCACATCGAATCTGGCCTGTGCCAGCCTGAGGCTAGTGCTTTGCTGAGCGATTTTTTTGCCCAGCGCCGAGCTGCTCATAAAAAAGCCAGCCGAGATATTCAAATTGCGGGTTTGAATAATCTGCGCGATCTGGGCGGGCTGAAAACCGCCGATGGGCGCACGGTAAAAACAGGAATGGTGTTTCGCTCCGAGCAATGGTTTGGCTTGCCTGAGTCAAGCTTGCAAGCCGCGCAGGCATTGCAGCTGCGCAGCGTGTGGGATTTTCGCTCCTATGGTGAGCAAGTGCGCCATCCAGATCCGCACCTGCCTGGCGCGGAAAACTACTGGCTGGATGTGCTCGCCGATACCGAGCAAACCCTGGCCTTCGATGTCGCCCAAATGCTCGAGCGCCCCGATTTGCTGCAGCAACATCTGGGTAATGGCGCTGCCGAGCAGATGATGCTGGCGCTGTACCGCGATCTGGTAGCCAGCCCGACAGCACAGCAGGTATACGCCCACTGGCTAAATACTATCTGCTCTACAGAGCAATACCCCTTGTTGATTCACTGCACGGCAGGCAAAGACCGCACCGGCTGGGCATCCGTTTTGCTGCTCAGTATTCTGGGTGTGCCGCACGAGGCCATTTTGCGTGATTATCTGAGTAGCCACGATAAGGTGATTGCCAAATACCAGCCGCTGATCGATCGTTGTGTTGCGGCCGGTGGTGATCTTGCGATTTTGCATGCGATTTTTGGCGTGCAAGCGTCATACCTGAAAGCCGCGCTGCATGAGGTGAAAAAGCAGGCGGGCACAATGCCGCGCTATCTGACAGAAGTTCTTAAAATTAGTTTTGAGCAACAGCATAAACTGAAATCAATCTTGCTGGCTTAGTTATTATTGCCATTAATCAGTTACTTAGCGTTGTTTTAGCTATGTGGTGCATTTGCAATCCCTAGTATGAAAAAAATTTATACCTAGGAGATCATTATGCGCACAAGTTTGATTCTTACCTCTGCGCTATGGTTAGCCAGCCCAAGCTGGGCTGATCTGCTCGATGATAGCGCGCAGCACACCAATAATCTGGCCGCAAGACAGGATAGTAGCCAAGTGGCCGACACGCTTGCCAGTAACTACAGTCAGCTGGCAGGCAGCAAGCAAAATGCTACAGCTTTGGTGAACGGCTTGCGTACGGGGCAGGCTATTACCTTAAGCAATGCCGCTGGACAAACCACAACGCTGGCCGCCTCTGGCAAATCAATGGGCTGGGGCGGGGTTAATGTCACCATATCCCTAGCTCAGGCAAATTTACAAAAAGCTGGCATCAGTAACCCAACTGCATCTGAGCTGGTTCTAGCTGTTTCAAACATATCGGATTTGCGCTCATCGGGCATGGGCTGGGGGCAGATTGCTAACTCGCTAGGTCTCAATCTTGGGTCGGTTGTCGCTAAAAGTCGTGCAAATGAGCAAGCGCTAGAGCAGCGTGGCCGCAGCAGTAAAGCCAAATCTGATGATGATTCCACTTCGCATGCAAAGCACCAAGAAGGTGAAATGCACAAATCTGGTACTGCAGCAGAACACGCAGGCAAAAGCGACGACTCGGCAGGTGCACGATCAGGACAAGATTCTGGTGAAAGTGGTAAAGGAAGTAGCGGCAACAGCGGAAGTAGTGGTAGCGGAGGAAGTAGCGGCAGTGGAGGGAGTAATGGTAGCGGAGGAAGTAGCGGCAGTGGAGGGAGTAGCGGCAGTGGGAGTAGGCAGTGGTAGCGGCAGTGGTGGGAGTAGCGGCAGTGGTGGGAGTAGCGGCAGTGGTGGGAGTAGCGGCAGTGGTGGGAGTAGCGGCAGTGGTGGGAGTAGCGGTAGCGGTGGGGGTAGCAGTGGTAAAGGTGGCGGAAAGTCTTGATGGGGTATTTTAATCTAGATATTTAAATAATTAGTTTTTAAAGCAATACATGGCGGGGTATTAGCTTGCTAAAGTGGATAAAGCCCATAAAGTTGCCGCAATCTGCAGGCGATTAAATTCAGCAGTGCTTAATTGGCAGCTCTCTAGCAGTCTGGCCTCTGGCCAGTAGAGTTCACTATGCTCTGCAAGCTGTAGATAGGGGCTGAAAGCCGTTGTCTGTCCACAGAGTGTGTCAATCACTAGACGCGGCGGGTTTAGCTCCTTTAGCAATACGCTGCGTGGCACGCGCAGCAAGTAGTCAAGCAAAGAGAATAAGCCGGTTAAAAATAGTAGCTCACAGTCGGCCGGCGAAAAGTGCGGTGCCGCGGCAGTTTCCATCAAGCGAGCACGTGTGAGCGCGGTTT from Chitinibacter fontanus encodes:
- the tadA gene encoding tRNA adenosine(34) deaminase TadA, with amino-acid sequence MGEIEYMQAALAEAAKAAELGEVPVGAVVVHQGQIIARAHNQPIATHDPSAHAEMLAIRAAAQQLGNYRLSDCELYVTLEPCIMCAGAILHSRLKRVVYATQDTKTGAAGSVINPFAEPKLNHHTHIESGLCQPEASALLSDFFAQRRAAHKKASRDIQIAGLNNLRDLGGLKTADGRTVKTGMVFRSEQWFGLPESSLQAAQALQLRSVWDFRSYGEQVRHPDPHLPGAENYWLDVLADTEQTLAFDVAQMLERPDLLQQHLGNGAAEQMMLALYRDLVASPTAQQVYAHWLNTICSTEQYPLLIHCTAGKDRTGWASVLLLSILGVPHEAILRDYLSSHDKVIAKYQPLIDRCVAAGGDLAILHAIFGVQASYLKAALHEVKKQAGTMPRYLTEVLKISFEQQHKLKSILLA
- the recN gene encoding DNA repair protein RecN, whose amino-acid sequence is MLSALHLRDFVIVRELDLDFANGLTVLTGETGAGKSIIIDALGLLLGERADAGVVRHGCERAELSAEFGTSNLPQVAAWLAEQGFSDEGDQLLIRRIIDASGKSRSFINGSPATLTQLKAVGEWLVDIHGQHAHQSLLRHDAQRELVDAYAGATNLARDVAKHYQHWHSLANELQSAEQNADRFEAERERLQWQIDEIGGLAIAADEWPELQAEHKRLHHAASLIEGVQSGLDALSDGDDNCQSWLATVAHRLSQLAQYDPAINETLELLAGAEAQLSESVSSLRHYADKLELDPDRLADVEARMDALYRAGRKYRVDPSMLVEQLAEWQARLAELGGEEGLDALRKQVAQAESQFRKHAETLSKQRAKAAKTLSKLVSEQMQTLALSGSRCEVVLIEQTQPAAFGLEQIELQTANHPASPLRPMAKVASGGELSRISLALQVVTSQVANVPTLIFDEVDVGIGGRVAEIVGRLLSELGQSRQVLCITHLPQVAACGAQHLQVAKAQAKDGVHSSIAQLSHEQRIEEIARMLGGLEITDTTRQHAAEMLA
- a CDS encoding NAD kinase, whose amino-acid sequence is MHSLFKTIALVGRLNTPSLGDPLRRLAALLESCDVKVLIEGKIAQEHEISAYQCVERDHIGKLADLVIVLGGDGTMLSVARLLAPYRIPLMGINQGRLGFMTDIPLHEMEKAVPNILAGQFVPEERILLEASILREGKTINTSLAFNDVVFSRGSIGSMIEFEIFVDSQFVYSQRSDGLVVSTPTGSTAYALASGGPILHPSLPAITLVPICPQSLSNRPIVVSENAQVEFLLTRGQDARVYFDNQSDFELQEMDKVLIRRYTNSLRILHPHGYSYYDMLRAKLRWGEKLL